The genomic interval TAGAATCTTCAGAAGACTTGTTTGCATCATCTGGGAAAGTTTATATGTTGTTAGGAGAGACGTTTACTAACACAAAAGAGCTTTGATTGATTACTGTCATCCGTCCAAAAAGGTCCAAAAAGATATTACATATATGTTTTAAGattaaaatagttaaaattcaaccaaacaaaagaaaaaaatagataaaattctGAGGAAATTCTTCATTATcgatttgaataaaaataaatttcaaaacaaaatcattcTTCTTGGAGACTTGGACTAGTTAATGTGCATTAATCTGTTTTATGTAAGATCCAATAGACTTGTCTATTATAGTCATTGAGCTGACACTATGAAACATTTCTTTGTTCAGAATAATGGTTGATGTATATCATAACCCCGATGAGGGTTTGTCATAATTAGATTGAAGATGGTGACAGAGGGTGACAATTGTCACcctcaatttttaaatttttttaattttctggTAAGTCATTACTcgtgtaaaattttgaatccaTTACTTGACTTGATCATGATAACTCGATCATTACGCAATTGTTTTCATGAATACATAATCACATCTCTCctttaaacaagaaattatAAGTTTTAGTGTACCTTTCTAGAACAAAGATTGTGTGGTGCCATTAATTCATGGATGTGGTCATCCATATCTAATTCCAcatttgattaaattatattataagcCTCCACcatttatcatattttatttaaccACACTTGGGAAGACATTCGCCAACCTTCTCGTTTCCTCCCAAATGATAAATTACCTTTATTTGCCTCTTAAAGGAATCCGAAATCCAAACTACAATTACTCTTTCAAGAGTATGTCTCGAGACTCTCTATGTTGCCCCTGAAAATAAAGTGGAcaaaagtggaaaaggaacaaggagagagaaaaataatgttttgttCTTTAGTTTCCATGGcaataatataattaggaaAGTAAAATGCCTTGTGTTTAATTATATTGCACCTTTCAAAATGGTATAAATATTGTACTACTACTTAGTTAAAGAACGACCTTGTACATGTCTCCATTCGTTTAAGATAGAAAAAGGGTTTCGAAATAGAGGTATAGGGTATCTAATTGGAGACATTGTAATTTGTTCATACACCCTGTGAAGTTAATGCTTTTGTAAATTCTCTAGCTAAATTCAGGGTAGATcgttttgaaatattttttacatatACGATGGGAGTGCTTCCTTGAATGGGGATACTTAAGCTTATCGTGTGTTTGATGTTGTTTCTTCTGTATTGAGAAGTTGGTTCTGAATTGTTTCAGATctgttaattttttactatatCAAgtacttttaatattttctgtTTACTATGTGTTGTTGTAAACTTTAATCTGATCTCTTGTTGTTGATCAGAATTTGTTATGAGTTATTAATactcaataaaatttattctgATTGTGCAAAGATGAGGACATGTCAGGATTTTATGTCCTGCCTGTACTAAATTGCATTACTATCATGTAAGGGtagttttttataattaaatttttttttttttatatttgagggactgaaaattttaacttactcTCTTTTGAAAGGGAGATTATTCATTAATCAATGACTTAAATGCTCAGATATTTTTTATAACCAAATGTTAATAATGAATTTgaatacattaaaaaaaaatataagattcgAGCCCGACAATCAAAAGACCAGAATGACACTATCATTTATATACATTCTAATTAATTAGGGGCATATATAGCTGTAGGGTCATTCTTGCCACAATAATCTTTGAACCAATGTAAAAGGCAAGTGGAAATAGGATTGATCTTTTATATAAGAAGGGAAGGGAATAAAACTAATAGgaaaatgatgatattgagTCCAAAGATGACATCTAAGCACTAAATGTCGCATATTCAAACAATTGTGCCATCTCTTTTGCTATGTTTCTCTAGGATTTCTGTCAGACGATCACAGTTTGTCTGTAAGCAGCTACATCGCAGAAGTACCTCCACTCCATTCAGGACCCACCTTTGTAATTTCGTAAGCCATTTTTCCTcttaaagaaacaaagaagagTAGCTACACACACTTAGACACCAAAAGGTAGAGTAGCCATCAATTCATTCATCTTCCAAACAACTCTCCAAGCAATATAGCTAGATTCCAAGATGTAGTTTTTAGGTCTCTAACTTTTGATATTGACTTTCTTTCATTCTGTCTCCGAGTCCAATCATCCTCTCCTCCCCTTCGTCAAAGGTTTCCTCCAGGCTTTTTATCTCTCCCTTGCAGCCTGGAAGCTGATTTCAGCCTCACAACTAAGAGTGCAACATGGAGCAAGCACGGTACTGGATGTGGACAAAGAGGAGACATGGTTTGAGTTCTCATCTTCAAGCATCAACATACGCTGCATATGATGACTCGTGGGAAGAGCAGGCTTTTGCAGAAGATGCTGCTGGGTCCCTTGGAGGGTGTATATGGCCTCCGAGGTCTTATTCTTGCAGCTTTTGTGgcagagaatttagatcagcTCAAGCTCTAGGAGGTCATATGAATGTCCACAGGAGGGATAGAGCTAGGCTAAAGCAATCTCCAACTCCCCATGGTGAAACTATTCATCATCATGATCATCAAAATAGTCAGAGTCACATTCAAAATCCCTTTTTACCTATGGGTTTTCAATACCAACCTGATGAGGTTTGTAACTTTGTTTataaccctaaccctaattCTGATCATGGTACTCTTACATCACCTTCCACCTCTTCTAGAGTCTCACCTCCACCTACTAAAGAGAACTGTCCTGGAAAAATCTTAATTCCGACTTTCTCTTCACCAATTGTCCAAGAACGCCCTAAGACGAAGTCCCCTGACTCATCCCCCAAATCATGGTCAAACTTGGTTGCAGACAGATATTACCATTTCTCTGATCTAAGTACTGAAGGAGAGAAGAGTCCAAGAATCCTAGAATCCGGATGTAAGGTTAAAGCTGATTATGTCCAAACTGATATGTCTGTAAGCTTGAATTTAGTTGTTCGACGAGCACGGCCTACTACATCTGGTAGTAGAGAAGAGACTGTTGGTTTCAAGAGAAAGAGAACTGACACACCAACATTACCATTCTTCCTGAAGCCGATTTCGATTGAAAGACATCATCTCCAACCAGCTGACCTACCTGAGCTTCGCCCTAGCTCAGTCGATGACATAGATCTTGAGCTAAGACTTGGTGACCGCCCCAAGGTAAAGTAGTTTGTCCGGAAGGCCATACTTAAATGGACATATAAGTGGCCTTTCTTCAGTCATAAGTTGTCTCTGTAACCTCATCATTTCCATTTGAATTCTTCCTTTTCATCCGGATGTCAAGGCCTCTTTGCTTTGAGTTAGATGAATTATCCTCTTTCTGAATCTTTATGACCTCAAAGGGTGTAacaaaaattacatatatgAATATCCTAGACgaagatgaaaattgaaaaaaaaatactcatTTCCTGATAGAGAGACTACCACCACCACGCATATATGATCTCCTCTTGCTCTTGACGGTATTGTTAATATACTGCATGGACAATATTGTTGGTTCAATAGATTATTGCTATGATATTTGTATTATGTTTGATAAGGAAACCAAGGTCGATAACATCCATGCCTCTCTCCACCGTAGTAATGTTATGACttattgaattattttcaGTTGTACAAAGAAGCTTAAACCTTCTTACATTATCAACCAATCTATATAACTACTGCTAACTATGGTTTAGGGTTTCACAGGTCAAATATATCTATGTTGAATGATTCCATCCTCATCTTACTAGCTTCAATCATCTATGTTCTAATTTGGATTAAGATTTCACGTAGGCCTGATATCCATCGATGCATATGTTTTCCAACTCTAATCTGCTGCATGTCTGGAGAGATTGTAAAGGATCCAAGCTCATTCATGTTGAGAATTCAATCCTAGATGGAATGCTTTTGATGTAATTGTCTGGGTTCTGAGAGAGATAAATGGGAATTcgttaaagaaagaaatcttAGATCGCTGGTATAAGCTTGGAGCTGTATGCGACTATGCGTGGAGCGAGAAGGGTGCTTGAAAGAAACTGACTAAAACTGCATGGAATATCGTGAGCTCTGTTTCCCATTCAGTACCTCACTGACATTCCATCAGAGATATACAAAACTAAACTAAACTAACCCACAAAACACTCTGAGTAGAGATCAGATTCATGGATATTCAAACAAAGGCAAATATAAAGTCAGATACATGGCAACATGGATTCCCTTTTCTCTTGTATTATTACCAATGCCTACATCATCATCAGATCTGCTATACTGTTTACAGTATCCTCTCTCCGCTCCACATAACTCCATCTACTTGTGTTCTCTTCTCCcacttttttccctttctttttcttattctctttctctctcctctttATAATCCTTCCAAATTTGCCACCAACTCCGGGAATCAATACATTTAAGTATTGCAAATGATATTACAATGTGCTGTTTTTTAATGTTGAAGAGAATATTATGCCATCATGACTTATAGCCGCTATCTACGCAACTTTTGTTCCTTCTTCTATTGTCTaatctatatatatacccTTTTTCaataacaaaaacaatatCCCCAGTGAGCAAATAATAAAGTATAAATGTTAGTAATTGTATACGCGTAAGTTCTATGTGTTCAATTTTAGCAtaaatttcaccaaaaaagaaagagtgtCTGAATCCGGGTATAATTCCTAACCCTAGGTATGTACTTAAAATCCTAGAAAACACGAGGCTAttgcttctctttctttctttaaactGAAGTTTGATGGGAACAACATCAGCTTGACTTTGATCGCTTTGCAGGGGCAGGGGGCTAAGCTAGTTCGTATACCAAAGGAATTTAAGGGATACCAAACAAACTATTTTCCACAAAGGGCTAAAGGATATTGAAGATTGTTTTTAATGATTCGAGGGGCTTTTCCATGTGATGGGTCTTTGTTTTCCACGATGCATGTGATAGTGAAAGAGAGAGGGAGTTGTTTgtgtttcaaaaaaagaatacAATAGAGGAAAGTGAGATTGCTTGCTTTGGCTTCTACGAAGTTCTACATCTGTGTaagagggttttaaggtgattGGTTGGGCTTTGTCTTCATTATGGTCATGAGTTGGATAGGCTTGGCCTTGGCTTAATAACAACAAGGGTCGAGGGTCTGATAAGTACAGAGAGGGTTTCAGTACTGAAAgttacttaatttttatatttttggaaGGGGGCAGTGGGCAGAGAAGTGCACATGGGCTTGAAATGTCGTTTCTCAGTTCCTTTTTAAAGGAGTTTGTTAATATAGAATTGATCAGAGATGAGGAGGGAATGGGGAATTGGAAGTTGTTCTCAGTATGCACCTGCCCTGGGGTTTTCCTCTCTGTTTAGAGCATTTTTGTAATACCAAATTATTGTTTAAAGAatgagaattttgaagaataaaatccAGAGTAATTGGGTTGGTTGTTTGGAAGTAGTAGTtgtttattattgttttgacaACTAAGGGTATATTTGCATGGGAAGGAGTTCCTTTCTTCACaagccattttttttctctctgaAGATTTAAAGCTAGGCTTCACATCCGTTGCCTTCTCATCTCTGTTCAACTagtaatattcaaattaattaatttgcatGTTCAAAACTGAAtcccattttcaaaactataaatttttttaacttgacATCAATCTCAGAAATCATACAAGGTTTTAATTTCCGATCAATCTTTTATGTCTGAGCATTTGGTTCAGTATaagattttttgttaaaagagTAAGATTTGAATGTCTCTTTCGTCACTAAAAAATAGTTAAAGGCTTTTGGGAGAGAAGATGTTAATCGCCTCCCACGACGTTTGTaacaaaacaagttttgattTTGCATGATGGATAAGGGATTAATGGTGTAAATTAGTATTATCTAACTATTGGAGGAATTTGAATATTTACATCCGTAAGTAAAccttttaacaaaattaatgaatttatatttaccgcacttactttttttttaaaaaaaaaaaaacataattcatatataaaaataaaaaaatttatacaaaTTACGTCTCAAATTTATTATCATGAACGATGCAACGACATATTCGATACAACATTATAACTTTACCCTGGCTATGCTCCCACAAACACAATGCAAGAAGTGAACCCTCTTTACAAGAACACAATGAAACTGTCCCTCCCATCTAAACCTGTACAACTCATTCCTCTGGATCACATTTTTATCTGTCATAAACAAGCCATGCACCTCAACGTTTGGTCCCATGCTTAAGATCCAACAATGAAACACTATCCAAGTTTAAAGAACAAATTATGCATCCAGTTATAGACCAAACTTACTGGACTCCATGTTGCCCTCCTATCAAAACCATTGTCCCCTTCTCCTTATTCCATTTGGTCTTGAAAATATCTTGTTGGGCTTGCTTTGTGATGAAACAGAGCCTGGCATCTGAAATGCAATTACTATTGGGATTGACCGACTTTGATTTGTTAATTCTTTTCATGTCCGATCATTAGCTAATCTGTAGAATTAACCAACATAACACTTAATAGTAAATTTAATTGTCCAATAAACTATAGTCAACCCATTACAATAATAAGCCTGCAGGTTGCACACCCCAGCATTCACCTTCGAACCCATATTCCAAGGTATGAGAAAACGTATTATAGTATTACTTATTCACCAAAACAAGGCATTTTGTTAAGGAATCTCAACTGAAAAAGAATCAAACTGGAAAATTGCACTTTGACTATGCAAAAAGAAATTGGCTTCTGGTAGAAAGTCCTAAgctaaaaagataaaattactCGAAGACTTGAATAACTGAACTAGGACattgatttttatacttattcTCACAGTCCTGACCATACATCAATGGAGAGGATTAGGTAGTAATTTGTAGGTAAGGAGGCCAGAGATGTTTTCGACCAAATGTCTCCCATTGTTAAGTTGGTCGAGCAACTAAGCTAAGAGAAGAAATTGAGGTACACTGCTTGGATtgaaaagaaggaaagcaTGTGTCCGAAATGatcataaataaaaacttgtacttatttttctttcaggTTACAAGTAGGATTCAGACATGTTCAAATCTGGAACCAAGCACTGATCGGATAGGAGAGTATAGCGAGGTCGATCGGTTGATCAACATATGAGAGAGGCTAGTTGGGTGTGGTTGGTCAGGTTGAAAAACTACCACCAGACCGAATTCAGactaaattatttacttgATGATGAAATAGTAGGTTGCTGCATGTATTCGGCCCTGCTCTCAAAGCCCAACACTCAGCCATAGCCACTATTTTTTATGGAATCAATGTTTTTAATTAGATGGTGGGTGCATGATGTATATTCAGATGCATTGCATTAGCAACAGACACTTAATAATTATCGATATTTactaagattttttttaatttttttgaataaaataataacatttaaaaatatttctaaactattcaaaaaaatttaaataagttcttgttcttttattattttcaattaaatctctatatttttatatcaCTCGTTATTTTATACCATGTGATTTTGACTTAACATATCATAATGATTGATGATCTGACATTCTGATGTAGCATAATGacatgttttcatttttcacgTCAACTTCACGTTAGTGCCgtgtaaatataaaatgataagtgatattttaactCATGTCAATTAAGCAATCATTAattgtaaaaatttatttaatttaaaataaaaatataaaaacttgattaaaagcaatagaaaaataaatatttagttgaatttttttaaataattcaagacttttttaaatattatatcaaaaaaattttattaatatcataAACTAGCACAACACtgatatttcaaataaaaaatccgTCACTCTCCAAAagatatacaaaaaaattagaagTTCATTTAATAGTAATTAAAAGAAGCATTCCAAATGTAAATTTAAGCAAAGTGTCTTTATCAAAGTGCTGCTGCGTCATGGCACCATGCGAAATGCTTAGCCCTTTTGATTCAAAACCTGCCACATCATGGAGCTGTTAATAGACGGTGGAGTCGGacctataaatattaaaaccaTCGAAAGCTAAAACCCATCCAAATGTCAAAATCATTCATGGCTCTAATCTCATGCCTAATTATTgtttaatagtaatttttatttgtgatCCAAATTAAGTGTCCTACCGTACCACCCAATTCAatcttaataataataattataaccttTGGCTCTACCTCCACGTTTCAATTCTTGTCAAGTATTTAGTACTTTAAGATTTAATAAAACTATCTCTCAATTCATTCATGAACCGTCCGAGAAACGTAATGAATTTGCTATCTACTCACTGAAATAATCTTTAAAGGTTCGATATGTAAAATGAATTTCTTTGACTTTTATGAAATAGTATGAGGATTCGAAACCCATATCCACCCAAATTACCTAATCTAGTTAATGTATGACTTGATGTACAAAATAGGTAGGATTAAATATACAAAGTTAGACAAGGTAATTAGATATAATTAGCACATTTTGGagatttaatgtaaattgattAATGATGTC from Theobroma cacao cultivar B97-61/B2 chromosome 5, Criollo_cocoa_genome_V2, whole genome shotgun sequence carries:
- the LOC18597703 gene encoding transcriptional regulator SUPERMAN, with the translated sequence MEQARYWMWTKRRHGLSSHLQASTYAAYDDSWEEQAFAEDAAGSLGGCIWPPRSYSCSFCGREFRSAQALGGHMNVHRRDRARLKQSPTPHGETIHHHDHQNSQSHIQNPFLPMGFQYQPDEVCNFVYNPNPNSDHGTLTSPSTSSRVSPPPTKENCPGKILIPTFSSPIVQERPKTKSPDSSPKSWSNLVADRYYHFSDLSTEGEKSPRILESGCKVKADYVQTDMSVSLNLVVRRARPTTSGSREETVGFKRKRTDTPTLPFFLKPISIERHHLQPADLPELRPSSVDDIDLELRLGDRPKVK